Proteins found in one Lutimonas zeaxanthinifaciens genomic segment:
- a CDS encoding SDR family oxidoreductase: MILVTGGTGLVGSHLLYHLLQENDSVRAIHQKSSDLNAVKRVFHYYTSDFDDLFKRIRWVEASLDNIPSLETAFEDISHVYHCAAMVSFDSRDYQKMRRINIEGTTNVANLCISKKVQKLCFVSSVAAIENSNGKGLTDEIDNWSSATDKSGYAITKYGAEMEVWRASQEGVPVVIVNPGVIIGSGFWQKGTGRMFSNVKKGLKFYTEGVTGFVGVQDVVKAMSHLMNSNIQEERYILVSENLSFKEILFLMAKFLGVQPPKFKINRFLMGVLWRIEIFRSRITYSTPLITKRSAKSAMSVNPYTSRKIINDLNFQFEPLESCIKKVSKDFYQDLKG; encoded by the coding sequence ATGATTTTGGTTACCGGAGGAACTGGCTTGGTGGGATCACACCTTTTGTATCATCTTTTACAGGAAAATGATAGCGTTCGTGCTATTCACCAAAAAAGCAGTGACTTAAATGCTGTAAAAAGGGTATTCCATTATTATACTTCCGATTTTGATGATCTCTTTAAAAGAATAAGATGGGTAGAGGCCAGTCTGGATAATATTCCATCACTTGAAACCGCTTTTGAGGATATCTCACATGTGTATCATTGCGCTGCTATGGTTTCATTTGACTCAAGAGATTATCAAAAGATGAGGCGTATCAATATTGAAGGAACCACAAATGTTGCTAACTTATGTATCTCAAAAAAAGTTCAAAAACTTTGTTTTGTTAGTTCTGTTGCAGCCATCGAAAATTCGAATGGAAAAGGTTTGACTGACGAAATTGATAATTGGAGCAGTGCAACGGATAAAAGTGGTTATGCCATTACAAAGTATGGTGCTGAAATGGAAGTATGGAGGGCCTCACAGGAGGGTGTTCCTGTTGTCATTGTAAATCCCGGAGTCATTATTGGGTCTGGTTTCTGGCAAAAAGGAACCGGTAGGATGTTCAGTAATGTCAAAAAAGGGTTAAAATTTTACACCGAAGGGGTTACGGGCTTTGTTGGAGTTCAGGATGTTGTAAAAGCCATGTCTCATTTGATGAATTCAAATATTCAGGAAGAACGCTATATTTTGGTATCGGAAAACCTTTCTTTCAAAGAAATATTATTCCTGATGGCTAAATTTCTTGGTGTTCAGCCACCAAAATTCAAAATTAACCGATTTCTTATGGGGGTCCTTTGGAGGATTGAAATTTTTAGAAGCAGAATAACTTATTCGACTCCTTTAATTACGAAACGATCGGCAAAATCTGCCATGTCGGTCAATCCTTATACTTCCCGAAAAATAATTAATGATCTAAATTTTCAATTTGAACCGCTTGAATCCTGCATCAAAAAAGTTTCAAAGGATTTTTATCAAGATTTAAAAGGTTAA
- the tyrS gene encoding tyrosine--tRNA ligase: MEKNFVEELRWRGLLHNIMPGTEEQLQKESTAAYIGFDPTADSLHIGSLVQIILLMHLQKSGHKPIALVGGATGMIGDPSGKSNERNLLDEATLAKNIKGVKATLERFIDFSGNVENAARMVNNYDWMKELSFLEFARDIGKHITVNYMMAKDSVKNRISSESKEGMSFTEFTYQLVQGYDFLHLYNHYDCKLQIGGSDQWGNITTGTELIRRKAQGKAYALTSPLVTKADGTKFGKTEGGNIWLDVKRTSPYKFYQYWLNASDIDAENYIKIFTFLDKETIENLIAEHKEAPHLRLLQKKVGEEVTTMCHGKEAYENAVKASQILFGRSTADDLKNLDEQTFLDIFEGVPQAEIGKIELSEGIDIVDALNEKSGFLKSNGEARRALKENSISVNKEKVKEGFSLNGNHLIADKFVLLQRGKRNYFLLRIV; this comes from the coding sequence ATGGAGAAGAACTTTGTTGAAGAGCTTCGATGGAGAGGCTTGTTACACAACATAATGCCCGGAACTGAAGAGCAATTACAAAAAGAATCAACAGCTGCCTATATCGGATTTGACCCTACAGCGGATTCCTTGCATATTGGGAGCCTCGTGCAGATCATTTTGTTAATGCATTTGCAAAAATCAGGACACAAGCCTATTGCTTTAGTGGGTGGAGCCACAGGAATGATTGGAGATCCTTCAGGAAAATCGAACGAAAGAAATCTTTTGGACGAAGCAACCCTTGCAAAGAATATCAAAGGTGTAAAAGCTACTTTAGAAAGGTTTATTGATTTTTCAGGAAACGTTGAGAATGCTGCCAGGATGGTAAACAATTATGACTGGATGAAGGAGCTTTCATTTCTTGAGTTTGCCAGAGATATAGGTAAGCATATCACGGTAAATTATATGATGGCAAAGGATTCTGTAAAAAACAGGATCAGCTCGGAGTCAAAGGAAGGTATGAGCTTTACCGAATTCACCTACCAACTGGTTCAGGGATACGATTTTCTTCATTTATACAATCATTATGATTGTAAACTTCAGATAGGAGGAAGTGATCAATGGGGCAATATTACCACCGGAACTGAATTGATCCGAAGAAAGGCCCAGGGAAAAGCTTATGCATTAACCAGCCCTTTGGTTACGAAAGCTGATGGAACTAAGTTTGGAAAGACAGAAGGAGGAAATATTTGGCTGGATGTAAAAAGAACTTCACCGTATAAATTTTATCAATATTGGTTGAATGCTTCTGATATTGATGCAGAAAATTATATCAAGATCTTTACGTTCTTAGACAAAGAAACCATTGAAAATCTGATCGCCGAACACAAAGAAGCTCCACATCTCAGGCTTTTACAAAAGAAAGTAGGTGAGGAGGTAACTACCATGTGTCACGGAAAAGAAGCGTATGAAAACGCGGTAAAAGCCTCTCAGATACTTTTTGGCAGATCAACCGCTGATGATCTGAAAAATTTAGACGAGCAAACTTTCCTCGATATTTTTGAAGGAGTTCCTCAGGCTGAGATCGGTAAAATTGAACTATCTGAAGGGATAGATATCGTTGATGCTTTAAATGAGAAATCAGGTTTTCTTAAGTCAAATGGAGAAGCGAGAAGGGCTCTGAAAGAGAATTCCATCTCTGTCAATAAAGAAAAGGTAAAAGAAGGTTTTTCATTGAACGGTAATCACCTTATTGCAGATAAATTTGTTTTGCTGCAA